A genomic segment from Pseudoxanthomonas sp. CF385 encodes:
- a CDS encoding aldehyde dehydrogenase family protein: MPADLLKALGLASTNSGTYLGSGEWSTTTDAGLLQSINPTTNEVIAEVHASSQADYEKVVARAQAAFKIWRTTPAPRRGEAVRLCGEALRKHKDALGSLVALEMGKSKPEGDGEVQEMIDIADFAVGQSRMLYGYTMHSERPGHRMYEQYQPLGLVGIISAFNFPVAVWAWNSFLAAICGDICIWKPSNKTPLTAIASMKICNDALKAGGFPDIFFLINDAGVELAQQFVDDKRIPLISFTGSTQVGRTVGERVARRMGRSLLELGGNNAIILDETADLKLAVPGIVFGAVGTAGQRCTTTRRLIVHESIYDNVLATLVKAYKQVEGKIGDPTDPANLMGPLNSQGAVQQFLDSIAKAKASGGTVETGGTSIDRPGNFVLPAIVTGLKNSDEVVQHETFAPILYVMKYKTLDEAIDMQNAVPQGLSSSIFTQNLKAAEQFLSAAGSDCGIANVNIGTSGAEIGGAFGGEKETGGGRESGSDAWKVYMRRQTNTINYSDSLPLAQGIKFDL, from the coding sequence ATGCCCGCAGACCTTCTCAAGGCCCTCGGCCTTGCCAGCACCAACTCCGGCACCTACCTCGGCAGCGGCGAGTGGTCCACGACCACGGACGCCGGCCTGCTGCAGTCGATCAACCCGACCACCAACGAGGTGATCGCCGAGGTCCATGCCAGCAGCCAGGCCGATTACGAGAAGGTCGTCGCCCGTGCCCAGGCCGCGTTCAAGATCTGGCGCACCACCCCGGCCCCGCGCCGTGGCGAAGCCGTGCGCCTGTGCGGCGAAGCGCTCCGCAAGCACAAGGACGCGCTGGGTTCGCTGGTCGCGCTGGAAATGGGCAAGAGCAAGCCCGAGGGCGATGGCGAAGTGCAGGAGATGATCGACATCGCCGACTTCGCCGTGGGCCAGAGCCGCATGCTGTACGGCTACACCATGCACTCCGAGCGCCCCGGCCACCGCATGTACGAGCAGTACCAGCCGCTGGGCCTGGTCGGCATCATCAGCGCGTTCAATTTCCCGGTCGCCGTGTGGGCGTGGAACTCGTTCCTGGCCGCGATCTGCGGCGATATCTGCATCTGGAAGCCGTCCAACAAGACGCCGCTGACCGCGATCGCCAGCATGAAGATCTGCAACGACGCGCTGAAGGCCGGCGGCTTCCCGGACATCTTCTTCCTGATCAACGACGCCGGCGTCGAGCTGGCGCAGCAGTTCGTCGACGACAAGCGCATCCCGCTGATCAGCTTCACCGGTTCCACCCAGGTCGGCCGCACCGTCGGCGAGCGCGTCGCCCGCCGCATGGGCCGCAGCCTGCTGGAGCTGGGCGGCAACAACGCCATCATCCTGGACGAAACCGCCGACCTGAAGCTGGCCGTGCCGGGCATCGTGTTCGGCGCCGTCGGCACCGCCGGCCAGCGCTGCACGACCACGCGCCGCCTGATCGTGCACGAGTCCATCTACGACAACGTGCTGGCCACGCTGGTGAAGGCGTACAAGCAGGTGGAAGGCAAGATCGGCGACCCGACCGACCCGGCCAACCTGATGGGCCCGCTCAACAGCCAGGGCGCCGTGCAGCAGTTCCTGGACTCCATCGCCAAGGCCAAGGCCAGCGGCGGCACCGTCGAGACCGGCGGTACTTCGATCGACCGCCCGGGCAACTTCGTCCTGCCGGCGATCGTCACCGGCCTGAAGAATTCCGATGAAGTCGTGCAGCACGAGACCTTCGCGCCGATCCTGTACGTGATGAAGTACAAGACCCTCGACGAAGCCATCGACATGCAGAACGCCGTGCCGCAGGGCCTGTCGTCGTCGATCTTCACCCAGAACCTCAAGGCGGCCGAGCAGTTCCTGTCGGCGGCCGGCAGCGATTGCGGCATCGCCAACGTCAACATCGGCACCAGCGGCGCGGAAATCGGCGGTGCGTTCGGTGGCGAAAAGGAGACCGGTGGCGGTCGTGAGTCCGGTTCGGATGCGTGGAAGGTCTACATGCGCCGTCAGACCAACACGATCAACTACTCCGACTCGCTGCCGCTGGCGCAGGGCATCAAGTTCGACCTCTGA